From Zingiber officinale cultivar Zhangliang chromosome 5B, Zo_v1.1, whole genome shotgun sequence, the proteins below share one genomic window:
- the LOC121986995 gene encoding lactosylceramide 4-alpha-galactosyltransferase-like produces the protein MPWRWRRGHLPLPLRLLLLPFLFSLLFFLVVQSNRLAIIHRRHHSRSSSPLVNPPPLRPFQPESGLPSHDVHQRFCLYAASAGGRRQPGSPVSAHTSKKQRSMALMRELPRSARSRRFSERAADFFTGHQCRDRFFMVWLAPLRGFGRRELFAVESVFHSHPNACLLIASVTIDSGAGALLLKPFVDRGFRVRALAPDFTYLLSATPAAIWFRRLQRGEIDPGDISLGQNLSNLLRHALLYKYGGAYVDTDVIVLRSFTALRNAIGAQAVDAGTQNWTRLNNAVMVFDREHPLLYDFMKEFARSFDGRKWGHNGPYLVSRVATRVAGRAGYNFSVLPPAAFYPVGWIKIEKLFTRPQDRNQSRLASENLDWIQRRSYAVHLWNRKSSGFKVEEGSVISRLMAACCVLCNFSASAAKAA, from the coding sequence ATGCCGTGGCGATGGCGGCGTGGGCATTTGCCTCTGCCTCTCCGCCTCTTGCTTCTCCCTTTCTTGTTctccctcctcttcttcctcgtcGTCCAGAGCAATCGCCTCGCCATCATCCACCGCCGCCACCACTCTCGCTCCTCCTCTCCACTTGTCAATCCTCCGCCTTTACGACCCTTCCAGCCAGAATCCGGCCTCCCGAGCCACGACGTCCACCAAAGGTTCTGCCTTTACGCCGCCTCAGCTGGCGGCCGTCGGCAGCCAGGCTCACCTGTTTCCGCCCACACGTCCAAGAAGCAGAGGAGCATGGCGCTTATGAGGGAACTGCCGCGCAGCGCCCGCTCGAGGCGGTTCTCCGAGCGCGCCGCGGACTTCTTCACCGGGCATCAATGTAGAGATCGCTTCTTTATGGTCTGGCTTGCTCCTCTGCGGGGGTTCGGCCGGCGCGAGCTGTTCGCCGTTGAGAGCGTGTTCCACTCCCACCCGAACGCCTGCTTGCTCATCGCCTCCGTCACCATCGACTCCGGCGCCGGCGCTCTCCTGCTCAAGCCGTTTGTCGACCGCGGCTTCCGCGTACGCGCGCTAGCTCCGGACTTCACCTACCTCCTCAGCGCCACGCCGGCGGCGATCTGGTTCAGACGGCTCCAGCGAGGAGAAATTGACCCTGGCGACATCTCCCTCGGCCAGAACCTTTCCAACTTGCTCCGTCACGCCCTCTTGTACAAATACGGCGGCGCCTACGTCGACACCGATGTCATCGTCCTGCGGAGCTTCACCGCGCTGCGGAACGCCATCGGAGCTCAGGCCGTGGACGCCGGGACGCAGAACTGGACGCGGCTCAACAACGCCGTGATGGTGTTCGATAGAGAGCATCCCCTGCTGTACGACTTCATGAAGGAGTTCGCGCGGAGCTTCGACGGCCGCAAATGGGGGCACAACGGGCCGTATCTGGTATCGAGGGTGGCGACGAGGGTGGCGGGGAGGGCTGGATACAATTTCAGCGTGCTACCGCCGGCGGCATTTTACCCGGTGGGGTGGATAAAGATAGAGAAGCTATTCACGAGGCCACAAGACCGGAACCAATCCAGGTTGGCATCGGAGAATCTTGATTGGATTCAACGGCGGAGCTACGCCGTCCATCTGTGGAACAGGAAAAGCAGCGGGTTCAAGGTGGAAGAAGGAAGCGTGATCAGTAGACTAATGGCAGCTTGCTGCGTGCTCTGTAACTTCTCTGCGTCTGCTGCGAAGGCAGCTTAA